The following proteins are co-located in the Imtechella halotolerans genome:
- a CDS encoding PepSY-associated TM helix domain-containing protein, with protein MKKQKPYSVKKFINDVHLWLGLISGLVLFLVCLSGTILTFEKEIKGWFSSPMIVSSDVNFQPLSNIVSNVEQRTGGKVISITLPEATAAPYELRVKTDPTSRRGTAFEVHPETGEIVKPGKTPVDEFMMFMFRMHRWLLLDTSVGRPIVGVSTIIFLIISITGIILWFPKKWKWRNFRQGFTIKTSGNWKRINHDLHNTLGFYACVFIVIMGITGLCWSFEGYRDGLGKIVGAPIFGGNTEKFITVLEDEVEKISLNDVKSLTDKEFPYSGKITISLPLGDEGVYQIRKYNTAGWSPVATDVLVLDLYGSVLLKEFFSEKPLNVQFASLIKPIHTGEIFGIFSKWIYFIACLIATSLPVTGTLIWWNKRKKKR; from the coding sequence ATGAAAAAACAAAAACCATACAGCGTAAAAAAATTTATTAATGATGTTCATTTGTGGTTGGGTCTCATTAGTGGGTTGGTTCTATTTTTAGTTTGTTTAAGCGGAACAATCCTTACTTTTGAAAAGGAGATTAAAGGTTGGTTTTCTAGCCCAATGATAGTTTCTTCTGATGTTAATTTTCAACCACTTTCGAATATAGTGAGCAATGTGGAGCAACGCACTGGAGGGAAGGTGATAAGTATAACCTTACCGGAAGCAACTGCAGCTCCTTATGAGTTACGGGTGAAGACAGATCCAACTTCACGAAGAGGTACCGCATTTGAGGTTCATCCCGAAACAGGTGAAATTGTCAAGCCAGGAAAAACTCCTGTAGATGAATTTATGATGTTTATGTTTAGGATGCATAGGTGGTTGTTACTTGACACCTCCGTTGGGCGACCAATAGTAGGAGTTTCGACTATAATTTTCCTGATAATTTCAATCACAGGCATTATATTGTGGTTTCCAAAAAAATGGAAATGGAGAAACTTTCGTCAGGGTTTTACCATTAAGACATCAGGGAATTGGAAACGGATAAATCATGATCTTCACAATACTTTAGGCTTTTATGCCTGCGTTTTTATTGTGATTATGGGGATAACTGGGTTATGCTGGTCGTTTGAAGGATATCGTGATGGTTTGGGCAAAATAGTTGGTGCCCCCATTTTTGGAGGAAATACTGAAAAGTTTATTACGGTTTTAGAAGATGAGGTTGAAAAAATCTCACTTAATGATGTGAAATCTCTAACCGACAAAGAATTTCCGTATTCTGGAAAAATTACAATTTCGCTTCCATTAGGGGATGAAGGAGTATATCAAATTCGTAAATATAACACCGCAGGATGGTCGCCGGTTGCTACAGATGTATTGGTTTTAGATTTATATGGCTCCGTTTTACTGAAAGAGTTTTTTTCTGAAAAACCATTAAATGTCCAATTTGCCTCATTGATTAAGCCCATTCATACTGGTGAGATTTTTGGAATTTTTTCTAAATGGATTTATTTTATAGCGTGTTTAATAGCTACAAGCTTGCCTGTTACAGGGACATTGATATGGTGGAATAAGCGAAAAAAGAAGCGTTAA
- a CDS encoding TerB family tellurite resistance protein, with translation MKWAFALIGYFIFRFPGAIIGFLIGSVFENTSVKTYTQTSFGRQTVSPSDFELNLLSLCAIIIKADGEVSQRELDYVRQYFVQAYGKDRANATFRTFNEVVKNREVSAENICRFLAMRTRYEVRLQLIHFLFGIAQADGAVSTAEEQQLKLIASFLSLSHNDYESIKAMFFKNADHAYTILEIDKNASNEEVKKAYRNMAKKYHPDKVNTADEAIKKGAEEKFKQVQMAYEQIQKERSMN, from the coding sequence ATGAAATGGGCTTTTGCCTTAATAGGCTATTTTATTTTCCGATTCCCGGGAGCCATTATAGGTTTTTTAATTGGAAGTGTATTTGAAAATACTTCGGTAAAAACGTACACACAAACTTCTTTTGGACGCCAAACAGTTTCTCCTTCTGATTTTGAATTAAATTTACTTTCACTTTGTGCCATCATCATAAAGGCTGATGGTGAGGTAAGTCAGCGTGAACTTGATTATGTGCGCCAATATTTTGTCCAAGCCTATGGTAAAGATCGCGCTAATGCCACTTTCCGTACTTTTAATGAAGTAGTAAAAAACAGAGAGGTTTCTGCTGAAAACATATGTCGTTTTTTAGCAATGCGTACTCGTTATGAGGTTCGCTTGCAATTAATCCACTTTTTATTTGGGATTGCCCAGGCAGACGGAGCTGTTAGTACTGCTGAAGAGCAACAACTCAAGCTCATAGCAAGCTTTCTTAGCCTTTCTCATAATGATTATGAAAGCATAAAAGCTATGTTTTTCAAAAATGCTGATCATGCATATACTATCCTCGAAATTGACAAGAATGCTAGTAATGAGGAAGTTAAAAAAGCCTATCGTAATATGGCAAAAAAATACCATCCTGACAAAGTAAATACTGCAGATGAAGCTATAAAAAAAGGCGCAGAAGAAAAGTTTAAACAGGTTCAAATGGCCTACGAACAAATTCAAAAAGAAAGATCAATGAATTAA
- a CDS encoding BrxA/BrxB family bacilliredoxin, whose protein sequence is MYPAELVRPMREDLVLAGFEELHTSEAVEAALAQKGTTLVVVNSVCGCAAANARPGAKISLMNDKKPDHLVTVFAGVDREATDTARGFMLPFPPSSPSMALFKDGELVHMLERHHIEGRPAEMIAENLKDAYNEFC, encoded by the coding sequence ATGTATCCAGCAGAGTTAGTAAGACCTATGCGTGAAGACTTAGTTTTAGCAGGTTTTGAAGAATTGCATACATCCGAGGCTGTTGAGGCGGCTTTGGCTCAAAAGGGCACTACTTTGGTTGTGGTTAATTCGGTATGTGGATGTGCTGCTGCCAATGCTCGTCCAGGGGCCAAAATAAGTTTGATGAATGACAAGAAACCAGATCATTTGGTAACTGTTTTTGCAGGCGTAGATCGCGAGGCTACAGATACGGCTCGAGGCTTTATGCTTCCTTTTCCTCCTTCATCACCTTCAATGGCTTTGTTTAAAGATGGTGAATTGGTTCATATGTTAGAACGTCACCATATCGAGGGAAGACCAGCCGAGATGATTGCTGAAAATTTAAAAGATGCTTACAACGAATTTTGCTAG
- a CDS encoding lysophospholipid acyltransferase family protein translates to MRKIIAYPLSVFYFICFGLLLVLFHPIQWICLKFGGYNAHKQSVDMLNLCLTKCLLLLGTSIHFDCKVKLPKGVPLVIVANHQSMYDIPPIIWYMRNFHAKFISKQELGKGIPSVSFNLRHGGSVLIDRKDPKQAVPAISNFAKFIAHNSYSAVIFPEGTRSRNGVPKPFQTTGLKILFKELKDGYVVPISINNSWKTHCYGSFPMGIGNRIEFKVHQALPIREYHVEELITLVEATVKKDIKV, encoded by the coding sequence GTGAGAAAAATTATTGCGTATCCACTCTCTGTTTTCTATTTTATATGCTTTGGGCTTTTGTTGGTGTTATTTCATCCAATTCAATGGATTTGCTTGAAATTTGGGGGATATAATGCTCATAAGCAAAGTGTAGACATGTTAAACCTTTGTCTTACGAAATGTTTGCTTCTGTTAGGAACTTCAATTCATTTTGATTGTAAGGTAAAGCTACCTAAGGGAGTTCCTTTAGTTATTGTGGCTAATCATCAAAGCATGTATGATATTCCTCCAATCATATGGTATATGCGAAATTTTCATGCAAAGTTCATTAGTAAGCAGGAGTTAGGCAAGGGGATCCCTAGTGTTTCGTTTAACTTACGACATGGGGGTTCGGTTTTAATCGATAGAAAGGATCCAAAACAGGCCGTTCCTGCTATTAGTAATTTCGCAAAATTTATTGCTCATAATTCTTATTCTGCTGTTATTTTTCCGGAAGGTACTCGGAGCAGAAATGGGGTTCCAAAGCCATTTCAAACAACTGGGTTAAAGATTCTATTTAAAGAACTTAAAGATGGTTACGTAGTTCCTATAAGTATTAACAATTCGTGGAAGACTCATTGTTATGGTTCTTTTCCTATGGGAATTGGTAATAGAATTGAATTTAAGGTGCATCAAGCTTTACCTATTAGAGAGTACCATGTTGAAGAGCTTATTACTCTTGTAGAGGCCACTGTAAAAAAGGACATAAAAGTTTAG
- a CDS encoding SusC/RagA family TonB-linked outer membrane protein: MKQNSFRNTCVVLMLSCYAVLSGQGIVSGVVTEADSGMPIPGANVVVKGTNQGTVTDFDGKYSIDVKTFPVVLVFSSLGFSSKEVSVNTASVLNVTLSVSATALDEVVITGLATSVKRSNSANAVASISAQKLVGVAQPQTLDGALAGKFSGAIVSSNSGAPGGGMSVKLRGITSVFGNSQPLYIVDGVYVDNSSISAGLNAVSAAAGGGSSSNQDNPSNRIADLDPNDIENIEILKGASAAAIYGSRAAAGVVIITTKSGRSGKTQIQLTQSLGFNSAINLLGMRNYDEDKVRASFGDAAVPNFIAARDSGRLVDYEDELYGDTGFISNTAFNITGGNDRTGFFAGFSHKNEEGIVKRTGYEKTSVRLNLNHKISDQLKIGLNSNYINSSTDRGFFNNDNTGTTIGIALTGTPPWVDLFPDANGNYPDNPNGASNPLQTRDLITNNEEVNRVIMGGSVEWDIYNTSRSSLKLTARAGLDSYDLLTKAIFPKVLQFQKPSNGGVNGVSVQGTTVNRNINFSGFLVHNYFTNNNLHFRTQAGITREFFNRNSYLITAQDLIASETNIDQAGSQQATQFRLKQEDSGFFIQEEVNYQDKFILTAGLRGDKSSNNGDANKLYYYPKASLAANLNNFEFLKMSGVDQLKLRIAYGEAGNFAAFGSLFTSFNSTLIGGIGGTGVNGISLTGVLGNSTIEPERQKELELGFDFRFLKNKVGLEFTYYTKKVDKLILNAANEPSSGFGTEVVNAGSLENKGIEVALNVKVAQSDDFNWDSSLNFWKNKSEITKLNIPAFNLGAFGATLGTFRIEEGKSATQIVGISPNGLQVFGDAEPDFQMTFNNTVQYKNVELSFLFHWKQGGDNVNLTT, encoded by the coding sequence ATGAAACAAAACTCTTTCAGAAACACATGTGTTGTTTTGATGTTGAGTTGCTATGCAGTTTTGTCTGGTCAGGGCATTGTAAGTGGTGTAGTAACTGAAGCGGATTCTGGGATGCCCATTCCAGGAGCTAACGTAGTAGTCAAAGGGACCAATCAAGGAACCGTGACTGATTTTGACGGTAAGTATTCAATAGATGTTAAGACGTTTCCAGTAGTACTTGTTTTTTCGAGTTTAGGATTTTCTTCAAAGGAGGTATCTGTGAATACGGCCAGTGTATTAAATGTTACGTTGTCCGTATCTGCGACAGCGCTGGATGAGGTTGTTATAACAGGTTTGGCTACTTCAGTAAAAAGAAGCAATTCCGCTAATGCTGTTGCTTCCATATCAGCTCAAAAATTAGTTGGTGTGGCTCAACCTCAGACATTGGATGGGGCATTAGCCGGTAAGTTTTCTGGAGCAATAGTTAGTTCTAATTCTGGTGCTCCTGGTGGAGGTATGTCAGTTAAATTAAGGGGAATAACTTCGGTTTTTGGAAATTCTCAACCTTTATACATAGTGGATGGGGTTTACGTTGATAATTCTTCTATTTCGGCGGGTCTAAATGCTGTATCAGCTGCAGCTGGAGGCGGGAGTTCTTCAAATCAAGATAATCCATCTAACCGTATAGCAGATTTGGATCCAAATGATATCGAGAATATTGAAATTTTAAAAGGTGCTTCAGCAGCAGCAATTTACGGATCACGTGCAGCAGCTGGGGTTGTCATTATTACTACAAAAAGTGGAAGAAGTGGGAAAACACAAATTCAATTGACACAATCTTTAGGGTTTAATTCTGCTATTAATTTGTTGGGAATGCGTAATTATGATGAAGATAAAGTGAGAGCTTCTTTTGGAGATGCTGCCGTTCCGAATTTTATTGCAGCTAGAGATTCGGGCAGGCTTGTAGATTATGAAGATGAACTTTATGGTGATACAGGATTTATTAGTAATACAGCATTTAATATAACGGGAGGAAATGATCGGACAGGTTTTTTTGCAGGATTTAGCCATAAAAATGAAGAGGGTATTGTGAAAAGAACAGGTTATGAGAAGACTTCTGTAAGACTTAATCTTAATCATAAAATTTCGGATCAATTAAAAATCGGACTGAATTCGAATTATATAAATTCTTCAACAGATAGAGGATTCTTTAATAATGATAATACTGGGACTACTATTGGTATCGCATTGACTGGTACACCTCCATGGGTAGATCTTTTTCCTGATGCAAATGGAAACTATCCTGATAATCCCAACGGTGCCTCAAATCCTCTTCAGACAAGGGATTTAATAACAAATAATGAAGAGGTTAATAGGGTAATAATGGGAGGGAGCGTTGAATGGGATATTTATAATACATCTCGTTCAAGTTTAAAACTCACTGCTAGAGCTGGACTAGATAGCTATGATTTATTAACGAAGGCTATATTTCCTAAAGTACTCCAATTTCAAAAACCCTCTAATGGTGGAGTTAATGGAGTCTCAGTTCAGGGTACAACAGTTAATAGAAACATTAACTTTAGTGGATTTTTAGTACATAACTACTTCACAAATAATAATCTACATTTTAGAACACAGGCAGGTATTACTAGAGAGTTTTTTAATCGTAATTCATATTTAATAACTGCCCAAGATCTGATAGCCTCAGAAACCAATATTGATCAGGCTGGATCGCAACAAGCTACACAGTTTCGTTTAAAGCAGGAGGACTCTGGCTTTTTTATTCAGGAAGAGGTTAACTATCAAGACAAATTTATTCTAACCGCTGGATTACGTGGGGATAAATCATCCAACAATGGTGATGCTAATAAGCTTTATTATTACCCTAAGGCCTCATTAGCAGCGAATCTAAATAATTTTGAATTTTTGAAGATGTCAGGTGTAGATCAACTAAAGTTGAGAATTGCATATGGTGAAGCAGGTAATTTTGCCGCATTTGGATCTTTATTTACTTCCTTTAATAGTACCCTTATTGGAGGTATAGGAGGAACTGGTGTAAACGGAATTAGTTTAACGGGTGTATTAGGTAATTCTACTATAGAGCCAGAAAGACAGAAAGAACTTGAATTAGGTTTTGACTTTAGATTTTTAAAAAATAAGGTAGGCTTAGAGTTTACCTATTATACTAAAAAGGTTGATAAATTAATTCTGAACGCTGCCAATGAACCTTCCTCAGGATTTGGTACAGAGGTAGTTAATGCGGGAAGCCTCGAAAATAAAGGAATAGAGGTTGCTTTAAATGTTAAGGTTGCTCAATCTGATGATTTTAATTGGGACTCGAGTTTAAACTTCTGGAAAAATAAATCTGAAATTACTAAACTTAATATACCCGCTTTTAATTTAGGAGCATTTGGGGCTACCTTAGGGACTTTTCGTATTGAAGAAGGGAAGAGTGCAACACAAATTGTTGGGATAAGCCCAAACGGATTGCAAGTATTTGGAGATGCTGAACCTGATTTTCAAATGACTTTTAATAATACGGTTCAATATAAAAACGTTGAACTTTCATTTCTTTTTCATTGGAAGCAAGGGGGCGACAATGTTAATCTTACTACCTAG
- a CDS encoding RagB/SusD family nutrient uptake outer membrane protein: MKNIFKKIVLVFFVTSLIASCEVKEFSDLNSPDLNDLLKDPSLGDIQDLLGGMQASMRTSIATYFDNTGVIGREYYRFSSSDPRFTADLLGRESAVLDNNTFYLTNPWAARYIVVKSANVVLEAVDKTSADISDQEKNAIRGFAKTIKAYELLLNLNLTYQNGIRVDVDDSSNLGPFLSYTDALDAIRDILEEAASNLSAAGNTFPFDLSEGFLGFATPLSFREVNQALLARIAAYQGDLVGINTFLNDSFFDLDGSLDNGAYYVFSAEGNDIFNPMFFALNSTTANARIVQPSFVTDAESGDSRLSKAVLRNTPLTLDGLTGTYDFYVYTSNTSPIPIIRNEELILLYAEAQHISNPLLAVQAIDVVRDAAGLSDYSGGLTPADLLDEILQQRRYSLYGEGHRWIDMRRFNRLSELPIDRVGDDVWVQFPIPLNENQ, translated from the coding sequence ATGAAAAATATATTCAAAAAAATAGTGCTTGTTTTTTTTGTGACTAGTTTGATAGCTTCTTGTGAAGTTAAAGAGTTTTCAGATCTTAATAGCCCGGATTTAAACGATTTGTTAAAGGACCCCTCGCTAGGAGATATTCAAGATTTATTAGGGGGTATGCAGGCTAGTATGCGTACTAGTATAGCTACCTATTTTGACAATACTGGTGTAATAGGGAGAGAATATTATCGGTTTTCAAGTTCTGATCCACGATTTACGGCAGATTTACTTGGTAGAGAATCTGCAGTTTTGGATAATAATACGTTTTATTTGACTAATCCTTGGGCTGCTCGTTATATTGTTGTTAAAAGCGCAAATGTTGTTTTGGAGGCTGTTGACAAAACTTCCGCAGACATTTCAGATCAGGAAAAAAATGCAATTCGTGGTTTTGCTAAAACAATAAAAGCATATGAGCTATTGTTAAACCTTAATCTTACTTATCAGAATGGTATTAGGGTAGATGTGGATGATTCATCTAATTTGGGTCCTTTTCTTTCTTATACGGATGCCTTAGATGCTATAAGGGATATTCTTGAAGAGGCTGCCAGTAATCTTTCAGCTGCGGGAAATACATTTCCGTTTGATCTATCTGAGGGATTTTTGGGGTTTGCAACTCCTTTGAGTTTTAGAGAGGTTAATCAAGCCTTATTAGCTAGAATAGCAGCATACCAAGGAGATTTGGTTGGGATAAATACGTTCTTAAATGATTCTTTTTTTGATTTAGATGGTAGTTTAGATAATGGAGCATATTATGTATTTTCTGCAGAAGGAAATGACATTTTTAATCCAATGTTTTTTGCGTTGAACTCTACCACAGCAAATGCTAGGATTGTACAACCTAGCTTTGTAACGGATGCTGAATCGGGAGATAGTAGACTTTCAAAAGCAGTATTGCGAAATACCCCATTAACATTGGATGGGCTTACTGGGACATATGATTTTTATGTGTATACCTCTAATACATCTCCAATTCCAATTATTAGAAATGAAGAATTAATTCTTTTGTATGCTGAGGCACAGCATATAAGTAATCCATTGTTAGCTGTACAAGCTATTGACGTAGTAAGGGATGCAGCTGGATTATCGGATTATAGTGGAGGGTTAACTCCAGCAGACCTGCTGGATGAAATTCTGCAACAAAGGAGATATTCACTTTATGGGGAGGGTCATAGATGGATAGATATGAGACGATTTAATAGGCTTTCTGAACTTCCTATTGACAGAGTAGGTGATGATGTTTGGGTTCAATTTCCTATTCCTCTTAACGAAAATCAATAA
- a CDS encoding HD domain-containing protein: MNNSTLIDQTIAFVKETLSGAEGGHDWFHIERVFNNALLIAKDEPKADPLVVGLGALLHDIADSKFYQGDESVGPKIASDFLYSLSVDEEVINHVVLIIENISFKNEFGENQFDSIELRILKDADRLDAIGAIGIARAFNYGGFRNRPLFNPDVPPNIYQSKEVYKYNNAPTINHFYEKLLLLKDKMHTKAGKKIAHERHKFMEDFLTQFYKEWHGEL; this comes from the coding sequence ATGAATAATAGTACATTAATTGATCAAACAATTGCTTTTGTTAAAGAGACTTTGTCTGGTGCTGAAGGTGGACATGACTGGTTTCATATTGAACGAGTATTCAATAATGCATTGCTTATTGCTAAAGATGAGCCTAAGGCTGATCCTTTGGTGGTGGGATTGGGGGCCTTATTACATGATATAGCAGATAGTAAATTTTATCAAGGAGATGAGAGTGTAGGTCCTAAAATTGCTTCTGATTTTCTTTATTCATTGTCGGTGGACGAAGAAGTTATAAATCATGTGGTGCTTATTATAGAAAATATTTCCTTTAAGAATGAGTTTGGAGAGAATCAATTTGATTCAATAGAACTGCGTATTCTAAAGGATGCAGATAGGCTTGATGCTATTGGTGCAATCGGAATCGCAAGGGCCTTTAATTATGGAGGATTTAGGAATAGGCCTTTATTTAATCCAGATGTTCCACCAAATATTTATCAGTCGAAGGAGGTTTATAAGTATAACAATGCTCCGACGATTAATCATTTCTATGAAAAACTTTTATTACTTAAAGACAAAATGCATACAAAGGCAGGTAAAAAAATTGCTCATGAACGTCATAAGTTTATGGAGGATTTCTTAACCCAGTTTTATAAGGAATGGCATGGAGAACTTTAA
- a CDS encoding enoyl-CoA hydratase/isomerase family protein: MSFENLLVNTENNIAVVTINRPSKLNALNKLTIEELHSAISSLNADKNVKVIILTGSGEKAFVAGADISEFAHFTKEEGEALAAKGQASLFDLIENLSTPVIAAINGFALGGGLELAMSCHFRIASDNARMGLPETSLGVIPGYGGTQRLPQLIGKGRAMEMIMTAGMIGTERALSWGLINHMVAIEELLPFSKKIADKIIGNSPSAIAKAIETVNAGFKEGVNGYEVEISAFGACFATEDFKEGTTAFLEKRKPSFKGN; the protein is encoded by the coding sequence ATGTCTTTTGAAAATTTACTAGTTAACACTGAAAACAACATAGCAGTTGTAACAATAAACCGCCCTTCTAAACTTAATGCATTAAACAAGCTCACTATTGAAGAATTACATAGTGCAATCAGTTCTTTAAATGCAGATAAAAATGTAAAAGTTATTATTCTTACTGGAAGTGGAGAAAAAGCATTTGTTGCAGGAGCTGATATTTCTGAGTTTGCCCATTTTACTAAAGAAGAAGGGGAAGCCCTAGCCGCCAAGGGACAAGCTTCTCTTTTTGATTTAATTGAAAACTTATCAACTCCTGTAATTGCTGCCATTAATGGATTCGCATTAGGTGGCGGACTGGAATTGGCAATGTCCTGTCATTTCCGTATCGCAAGTGACAACGCTCGAATGGGACTACCGGAAACTTCATTAGGAGTAATTCCTGGTTATGGCGGAACTCAACGTCTCCCTCAACTAATCGGAAAGGGACGTGCCATGGAAATGATTATGACCGCAGGAATGATAGGAACAGAACGAGCTCTGTCCTGGGGACTGATTAACCATATGGTAGCTATTGAAGAACTGTTACCATTTAGTAAAAAAATCGCGGACAAAATAATTGGGAACTCCCCATCTGCCATTGCTAAAGCCATAGAGACTGTTAATGCTGGATTTAAAGAAGGAGTTAATGGATATGAAGTGGAAATTTCTGCTTTTGGTGCCTGCTTTGCAACTGAAGACTTTAAAGAAGGAACTACCGCCTTTCTCGAAAAACGCAAGCCAAGCTTTAAAGGAAATTAA
- a CDS encoding sensor histidine kinase: MIFLVLIAFILIAVVTIYQYKEQSIDYHEERLERKEEQIKAQISYVLQRTTFPVETQYIPLIFRDEIYQIADVQNINFNLFDLQGNLLKSSRPKFDTDTSRISIPSDILNQLDESLSNRYVEKKIAAGDRYQSSYSYITDSQFKPIAILNLPYFEDDSFNNMELREFLYRLSAVYFFLLIIAVILAYFMSRYITRSLRTIGERLDRIRINKRNEKIILKNPSEEIGNLVAAYNSMVEELEDSTAKLAKSEREQAWREMAKQIAHEIKNPLTPMRLTVQSFQRKFDPNSPDIQKKLQEFSETLIQQIDTMSNIASAFSNFANMPAQRMEKLNIVSVIKLTVDLFKENCIEFESSNPDIKATIDRDQVTRIITNLIKNAIQSVPNGRQPIIKVNIHETLREILITISDNGIGIPETLKEKVFEPKFTTKTSGTGLGLGIVKNIIESYQGSINFTSEIDKGTTFTISLPKDL; this comes from the coding sequence ATGATTTTTTTGGTATTAATTGCATTCATTCTTATAGCAGTAGTAACCATATATCAGTATAAGGAGCAATCAATTGATTATCACGAAGAACGATTAGAACGTAAAGAAGAACAAATTAAGGCCCAAATAAGCTATGTCTTACAGCGAACTACATTTCCAGTTGAAACTCAATACATTCCATTAATCTTCAGAGATGAAATATATCAAATAGCAGATGTGCAAAACATCAATTTCAATCTATTTGATTTACAGGGAAACCTATTAAAAAGTTCAAGACCTAAATTTGATACTGACACTTCTCGTATAAGCATCCCAAGTGATATATTAAACCAGTTGGATGAAAGTCTAAGCAATCGTTATGTTGAAAAGAAAATAGCAGCTGGTGACCGATATCAATCCTCCTATTCATATATCACAGATAGTCAATTTAAACCTATAGCCATACTTAATTTACCATATTTTGAAGACGATTCTTTTAACAATATGGAATTAAGAGAGTTTTTATACAGACTATCAGCTGTTTATTTCTTTCTACTAATTATAGCTGTCATTCTTGCTTACTTTATGTCTAGGTATATTACTCGATCTTTGAGAACAATAGGTGAACGACTAGATAGAATCCGTATAAATAAACGAAACGAAAAAATTATCCTTAAAAATCCTAGTGAAGAAATAGGCAATCTAGTTGCGGCGTACAATAGTATGGTAGAAGAACTTGAAGACAGTACCGCTAAACTTGCAAAAAGTGAGCGCGAACAGGCATGGCGTGAAATGGCAAAACAAATTGCCCATGAAATCAAAAATCCTCTAACTCCCATGCGATTAACAGTTCAAAGTTTCCAGCGAAAATTTGATCCAAATAGCCCAGATATACAAAAAAAACTTCAAGAATTTTCAGAAACTCTCATCCAACAAATAGATACCATGAGCAATATTGCTTCTGCCTTTTCCAATTTTGCAAATATGCCTGCACAGCGCATGGAAAAACTAAATATCGTATCTGTAATCAAACTCACGGTTGACCTATTTAAAGAAAACTGTATCGAATTCGAATCTTCGAATCCAGATATAAAAGCTACAATTGACAGAGATCAAGTAACACGTATTATCACTAATCTTATTAAAAATGCCATACAATCAGTACCAAATGGACGACAACCTATAATAAAAGTTAACATACATGAAACCCTACGAGAAATACTAATAACCATTAGTGACAATGGAATTGGCATCCCAGAAACGCTAAAAGAGAAAGTATTTGAACCTAAATTTACTACTAAAACAAGCGGAACCGGCTTGGGGTTAGGAATTGTAAAAAACATTATAGAATCCTATCAAGGAAGTATTAATTTTACATCTGAAATTGATAAAGGGACTACCTTTACTATTTCATTACCTAAAGATCTTTAA